Part of the Streptomyces sp. NBC_01353 genome, GAGGGCGAAGGTGACATCGACGTTGGTGTCCTCGCGGCGCTGCTCGCCGCCTTCCTCTTCGACGACCTGCTTGATGTCGAGGATCTTCGCGGCGGCGAGGGTGGCGCCGTCGGGAAGCATGAGCTCGGGCGAGTTCGCGTCGATCGCGGGGGGCGGGGAGCCGCTGGAGGTGGAGTTGGGGGGATCGTCGGCGAGGGCGGGGGTGGCGGTGGCGAGGAGGAGGACTGTGGTGAGGGCGGCGATGCGGCTTGATGTCGTCATGGCTGCCTCAGGAGAGTTTGATGGTGCCGGGGCGGAAGGTGGGCAGCTGGACAGTCACCTCGGCCGTGTTGGCCGGAGGAGCGGGGAACTGCATGAAGACGTTCGTGGAGCGGCCCGCTCCGAGGTTCGACAGGCCGGTCGTGGTCAGCGGTCGGCCGTCTGTGTCCCGCAGGACGTAGTACCGCTTCTTCCCCATCGAGTCGACCAGGGTCGCACCACCCAGCGAAGTGCCGTGCTTGACGATCTCCGTCTCGTCACCCGCGAGCTGGGCCGGAATGATCCGAGTCGCGTCAGAGGTGTTGGCCAGCTTTCCACTGATGGTCAGAAACCCTCCGACGTCACGCTTCGCCGACTCGACAGTGAACTCGAGCCCTTCCTGCCCCTTGAGGACGGCCAGGACTTCGGTGGGCTCCTCGGTCTGAACCCCCTTGCCGGCTTCAGGCGCCTTCGAGGACTGAGACGCGGAAGGCTTGGCCTGCGAAGGCTCGTCCTCACTGCCGCAGCCACCGACGCCAAGGGCCAGTCCGGCCGCGATGACGATCGCGACCATCCCTCTACGCGGCTTCGTCGCGCACCGAACGCTCATGAGTCGGAATTCCTCTGCTTCTCATTCAGCCAGTCGGACAGTGAACAGATCGGCAACATCCGGAAGGCTCGGCCGGTCCGGCTCGATATCCCAGGCCTCACCGTCGCACGAAAGACCGAGGATCGGCTTGGGCTTCTCTTCCTCGGCCTCACCAGGGTCCGGTTCAGCCGGCCCCGTCGATGTGGGCTCCGGCTCGGGAGCGTCGAACGTGCAGCGCGGTTCGATGACGGCTGTCGCCGACGCGAATGCATGCTGCTCATCTGTACCCGGGATCACCGATCCCCCGACGGTGTTCAGCGTGCGGACGTCCACACGGAATCCCTCTTCACCAAGGGGTAGACGACGACAGCCTTCACCCCAGAGTTCCGCGTGATTCTTCGCCGCGAACGAAGCCGCCCGCTGGCACGCGGCAAGCTCGCCATAGTCTTGCCCCGTAAGGAATTCATCCCATCGCGCGGGATCGAGGATGACCTTCAGCCATCCATCCCTGAGTTGCTGTCGTGCGTCCTGTGCCGCAGCCAGCGCGGCGGCATCAGCCGCCGTTTGGGCTCCGTTCCGGGTCGCGGCGGCTTGTCCCACCGCGAAATAGGCGAATGCGAGGAGGAGCAGGCCTGCCACCACCGTGATGTAGACGGGAAAGGCCTGCCCACGGTCGTCGGGGTGACGACCAGTCACTCGCCTCCGCCACCGCCGGTGAGGCTGGCGATCTTCGTGCTGATCGCGTTCTTGATGTCCTGGCCAATGCTCGTGCCCGAGATCGCGATCACGATCGCCACCACCACCACAATGATCCCCAGGTACTCGACCGCCGTCTGCCCCCGGTCCCCCGACCTCTCGCGGACCCAGCCGCCGAAGCGCACCTTTGCCTTCGTCACGGCCCTCAGCATGACGTCGCTCATCGTGGTCCCCTCCGGATTCGAACGTCCCCGTGCCGATGCCGATCTCGGCCCGCGCACGGTACGCCCCCACCCCCTCCTCCCCACAGGGCCCGTAGGCCCAAACCCGGGCCCAATTCACGAGGTCCTCCCCGCGCCGGGCGTGCCCCGAACCCCCCGCGTGCCCAGCCACGCCGCTATCGCCTCGCTGCGGCTCCTCGCGTGGAGTTTGGCGAAGATGCGGTTGATGTGGTTCTTGACCGTCTTCTCGCTGATGAAGCAGGTGTCGGCGATCTGTCGATTGCTGAGGCCCGACGCGATCAGGTCCATCACCTCCCCCTCCCTCACGCTCAGTCCATACCGTGCCACATTCGGTTGCAGCTGCGAAGGCCTTTCGCTGGATCTCAATGAAGTCGAGACAGTTGGCCGTGCCCCACCGTGTGCAGTCGCACCCCTCACCATCCCCAGTACCGCGCTCGCCGCCGTCGGGGTGAAGTGGGCCCGGCCGGCCGAGACATCGTGGACCGCCGTCCGTAGTTCCTCCGGGGTGAACTCTCCGTGGACCAGGTAGCCGCCCGCGCCCAGCCTCAGCGCCTCCCGGACGATCTCGCTCTCCCCGCTGTACGTCAGCATCAGCACCGGCGCCAGGCGGACCAGGTGCGGGAGGGCCGTCAAGCCATCGATCACCGGCATGCGGACGTCCAGCAGGACCACGTCCGGGCGGTGGTACTCCGTCAGGTTCACCGCCGTGCGGCCGTCGGGGGCCTCCGCGACGACCCGGAGGGCCGCGTCCGTGTTCAGCAGGGTCCGCAGGCCCGCCCGTACCACCGGGTTGTCGTCCGCCACGAGCACCGTGACCGTCATCGCGCGACCCCCTCGACCGGGAGTTCCAGGCGGACCTCCGTGCCGCGCACCACGCTTCCCCGGCCGATCCTGATGCGTGCCCCCACCCCCGCCGCCCTCTCCACCATGCCGACCAGGCCGAAGTGCCCCGTCCTGCGCAGGTCGTCCAGGGTCGTGCCCGGGGGCAGGCCGCGGCCGTCGTCGCACACGCTGATGCGGAGCAGGCCCGCGACGACACCGGCCGAGACGTCCACCCGTGTCGGCGCCGCGTGGCGGCCCGCGTTCTCCATCGCCTCCGAGGCGATGGTCAGCAGCTGCCGTGCCACCGCGTACGGAACCGGGGGTACCGATCCCGGGCCGACCCCGTTGTAGTGGGTCTCGATGCCCGAGCGGTGGGCGAAGTCCCGTACCCGCACGGCCAGTTCTGAGGAGAGGTCGACCTCCTCCGCTCCGTACGACTGTCTCCGCAGGTCCGCCAGCAGCTCGCGCGACTCCGCCGCAGCCCTCCGCGCCGAGCGGGCCACGACCAGCGCCTGCTGTCGCGGATCCGCCGACTCCGCCAGGCCGTCCGCCGCCAGCGCCAGGCCGTGCAGGGTCTTGGCCACCGAGTCGTGCATGTCGCGGGCGAGCCTGGCCCGTTCCTCCTCCACCGCCTGGGCGGCGGCCAGGCGGGTGCGGGCCTCCGTGAGGGCTCGGGTCGCGGCGCCGAAGCGGAGCAGCAGGTTGCGGAGGGTGACGCCCAGCGCGCCCGTGATCACGCACAGGCCGGGGAGCAGCGCGGCATCCCCCAAGTCCCCCACACCGCCCGCATCGCCCACCTCCGCGGCATGGATCGCCAGCAGGATCAGCGACTGGAGGCAGGCGAAGAAGGCGGCACCACGCCAGCTGTAGGCGAGTCCCGCGAGCAGCGGGGTGCAGACACTGACGTATCCGAGCGTGCTCTGCGGGCCCGCGGTGACCAGGAGCAGCGAGCCGAAGAGGGTGTCGGCGGCGAGCAGCGCGGGGTGCCGGAGCAGCAGCGGGCCGAACCGTTCCCAGTCCCGGAACATCACGTACGAGCCCATGAAGGTGACAAGGACCGCCGCGCCCACCAGCCAGGCCGCCACACCCGGTGCCGCTCCCGTCAGGGCCGTCGGGCTCGCCAGGGCGATCATCGCCAGCCGGAAGCCGAAGACCTGGCGGCACATCGCCTGGAGGGCGTTCACCTCGATCGAGACCGACACGGCCACGGGTACCGACACGGCCCTCACTCCCCCGTGATCGAGCCGAAGTTCGTGCCCGTTCCCAGGAACAGCCCCGCGCCCAGCAGGATCATCGTCGCCGGGACCATCAGCGTCGTGATCACCATCGTCGCTTTGGGGACCGCCTTCGCCGCCTTCCGTCGGGCGTTCTGGGCGTCCGTCCGCCGCATGTCGTTGGCGATCTGGATGAGCGTGTCGACGATCGGCGCGCCGAGCTCCTCGCCCTGCTGGAGTGCGGTGACGAACTGGGCGACCTGTTCGGAGTCGTTACGGCGCCGCAGCTCGTCGAAGGCCTGCCGGCGGCTGACGCCCATGTCCATCTGGCGCAGGGTGATCCGGAGTTCGTCCGCCCAGGGGCCTTCGTACTTGTCGGCCACGCGGTCGAGCGCCTGCCGGAATCCGAGCCCGGCCGACACGACCACCGCCAGTACGTCGAGGAAGTCCGGCAACGTCCGCTCGATCTGGTCCTTGCGGATGCGGATCGCGGACCAGATGCCGACCTCGGTCCAGAAGGCGCCGAAGGCGAAGAGCAGGAGGGCGACCAGTACGTCGCCGTTGGAGAGCATCACCAGGCCGCCCAGGCCGCCCAGGAATCCGTAGACCGCGCGCCGGGCTCCGTACCTGTCTATGGTCAGGCCGCCGGGGTTGCCCGCCAGGTCGATCCTGCGGCGTACGACGTTGACCCGCTTCGGGCCCATCGCGCGCAGCACGGCGGCCGAGTAGCGCATCCCCAGCCGGTCCACGACGGAGTCGACGGCTCCCGTACGGGTGGAGCCGACCTCCAGGGCGAGCTGGAGGTCGCCGGGTAGTTTGGCGTCCGCGCGGTAGAGGCGGATGCCGTAGAAGATCCCGGCGACCGAGAGGCCGGCGGCCAGGGCGAGAAGAAGGTCCACGTCCAGCCCCTCAGACGTCGATCTTCGAGAAGCGGCGGATGGCGACGAAGCCGACGACGTACAGCGCGAACGCGGCGACGACGGCGAACTGGCCGAGGCCGGAGCCGGTCATCCGGTCCAGGGCGCCCGGCTGCATGTTGTCGATGAGCAGCAGCGACCCGATGCCGATGACCGGGACCGAGTACGCCGTCATGCTCACCTGGGAGAGCTGGGTACGGACCTCCCGTCGGGTCTCCTTGCGCTCCTCCAGCGTCTCGGTGAGGTTGCGCAGCGAGGAGACGACCGTGCCGCCGGCCTTGTTGGCGAGGACGAGGGTGGTGACGAGGACGACGAGTTCGCGGGAGGGGAGGCGTTCGGCGAGTTCGCCGAGGGCGTCGTCGATGGAGGTGCCGACCGCGAGCTGCTGGGCGACCTTCTCCAGTTCGTCGCCTGCGGGCGCTTCCAGTTCGTCGGCGGCCATGCTGAGGGCCATCCGTAGGGCGAGTCCGGCCTGGGTGGCGTTGGCGAGGATCCTCGACAGCTCCGGCAGCTGGTTGATGAACTTCTCGATGCGCTTCTGGCGTTGCCAGTTGAGGAAGCCCATGGCCACCCACACCCCGAGGAAGCCGCAGATGGGGCCGAAGAACGGGGAGAGCACGGACTGTCCGGTGATCCACAGGGCGGCCACGGTCACGGACATGGCGACGACGAACTCGCCGGGGGTCAGGTCGAGGCCGGTGGCGGAGATCCGCAGTTCCAGCTTCCGGCCGAACGCGGTCCGGCGGACACGTCGGTCGATGCCCCGGAAGCGGCGCCTGCGACGGCCGCCTCGTTCCGGTTCGCCGGTCTGAGTGAGCCGGGCGACCAGGGCGGCGCGCTGGGCGGCGCCGCTCGCGTACAGGTGGATGCCGAGCACGGCGAGGACGCAGCAGAGCAGCGCGACGCCGGTCACCAGCCAGGTGAGTGGGTTCATCTCCGTCGCCCTCCTACTTCGCTTCTCGGGTCGCGAGCTGCTCGTCGGACGCGGCGACGCCGAAGGCCTGCGGGATCGGTTGCCCCGCCATGTACAGCCGGTCGGCGACGCGTCGTGGCAGCGGGTGGTACTCGTACGCGCCGTACACCCGTCCGTCGGCGGCGAGCGGCTGGGCGCGGAAGCGGCAGACGGTGGCGAGGGTGAAGCGTTCGCGTCCGTTCGACGCCAGGATGGCTATCTCGGTGATGCGGCGGGTGCCGTCGGCGTGTCGGGTGAGCTGGACGAGGACGTCGACGGCGCTGTTGATCTGGTCGCGGAGCGCCTCGAAGGGGACCTTGACCTCGGACATCGAGGCCAGTGTCTGGAGCCGCATCAGGGCGTCCTCGGCCGAGTTGGCGTGGACGGTGGCGAGGGAGCCGTCGTGGCCGGTGGACATCGCCTGGAGCATGTCGAGGGTCTCTCCGCCGCGGACCTCGCCGACGATGATCCGGTCGGGGCGCATCCGCAGGGAGTTGCGGACGAGGTCGCGGATGGTGACCTGGCCGCGGCCCTCGATGTTCGGGGGCCGGCTTTCGAGGCGGATGACGTGGGACTGCTGGAGCTGGAGTTCGGCCGAGTCCTCGATGGTGATGACCCGCTCGCCGTCGGGGATCAGCCCGGAGAGGGCGTTGAGGAGGGTGGTCTTTCCGGTGCCGGTCGCGCCGGAGACGATCACGTTGAACTTCGCCTGGACGAGTCCCGCGAGGAGGAACAGCATCTGCTCGTCGAGCGAGCCGAGGCCGATCATCTCGCGCAGGGTGTACGCGCGGGGGAAGCGGCGGATCGTGAGCGTCGCCCCGGTGAGGGAGAGCGGCGGGATGATCACGTTGACGCGCTCGCCGGACGGCAGCCGGGCGTCGACCATCGGATTGGACTCGTCCACGCGCCGGTTGACGGTGGAGACGATGCGTTCGATGGTCTGCATCAGCTGCTCGTGGGAGGCGAAGCGGAGCGGCAGCAGTTCGACCCGGCCGGCCCGCTCGATGAAGATCTGGTCGGGTCCGTTGACCATGATCTCGGTGATGGAGGCGTCTTCGAGGAGGGGTTCGAGGACTCCGAGGCCGAGCGCCTCGTCGACGACGCGGCGGATGAGCTGGGCGCGTTCGACGGTGGAGAGGACGGGGCCCTCGCGGCTGATGATGTGTCCGAGGACGCGTTCGAGGCGGGCCCGTCGCTCGGCCGCGGCGAGGGCCGACATCTCGGTGAGGTCGATCTCTTCCAGCAGCTTGGCCCGGAAGGACGCGACGAGATGACCGTCCTCGCGGCCTCCGGGGCCGTTCTC contains:
- a CDS encoding DUF5936 domain-containing protein encodes the protein MDLLLALAAGLSVAGIFYGIRLYRADAKLPGDLQLALEVGSTRTGAVDSVVDRLGMRYSAAVLRAMGPKRVNVVRRRIDLAGNPGGLTIDRYGARRAVYGFLGGLGGLVMLSNGDVLVALLLFAFGAFWTEVGIWSAIRIRKDQIERTLPDFLDVLAVVVSAGLGFRQALDRVADKYEGPWADELRITLRQMDMGVSRRQAFDELRRRNDSEQVAQFVTALQQGEELGAPIVDTLIQIANDMRRTDAQNARRKAAKAVPKATMVITTLMVPATMILLGAGLFLGTGTNFGSITGE
- a CDS encoding type II secretion system F family protein; this translates as MNPLTWLVTGVALLCCVLAVLGIHLYASGAAQRAALVARLTQTGEPERGGRRRRRFRGIDRRVRRTAFGRKLELRISATGLDLTPGEFVVAMSVTVAALWITGQSVLSPFFGPICGFLGVWVAMGFLNWQRQKRIEKFINQLPELSRILANATQAGLALRMALSMAADELEAPAGDELEKVAQQLAVGTSIDDALGELAERLPSRELVVLVTTLVLANKAGGTVVSSLRNLTETLEERKETRREVRTQLSQVSMTAYSVPVIGIGSLLLIDNMQPGALDRMTGSGLGQFAVVAAFALYVVGFVAIRRFSKIDV
- a CDS encoding response regulator transcription factor, with amino-acid sequence MTVTVLVADDNPVVRAGLRTLLNTDAALRVVAEAPDGRTAVNLTEYHRPDVVLLDVRMPVIDGLTALPHLVRLAPVLMLTYSGESEIVREALRLGAGGYLVHGEFTPEELRTAVHDVSAGRAHFTPTAASAVLGMVRGATAHGGARPTVSTSLRSSERPSQLQPNVARYGLSVREGEVMDLIASGLSNRQIADTCFISEKTVKNHINRIFAKLHARSRSEAIAAWLGTRGVRGTPGAGRTS
- a CDS encoding Flp family type IVb pilin, coding for MSDVMLRAVTKAKVRFGGWVRERSGDRGQTAVEYLGIIVVVVAIVIAISGTSIGQDIKNAISTKIASLTGGGGGE
- a CDS encoding pilus assembly protein TadG-related protein, coding for MTGRHPDDRGQAFPVYITVVAGLLLLAFAYFAVGQAAATRNGAQTAADAAALAAAQDARQQLRDGWLKVILDPARWDEFLTGQDYGELAACQRAASFAAKNHAELWGEGCRRLPLGEEGFRVDVRTLNTVGGSVIPGTDEQHAFASATAVIEPRCTFDAPEPEPTSTGPAEPDPGEAEEEKPKPILGLSCDGEAWDIEPDRPSLPDVADLFTVRLAE
- a CDS encoding histidine kinase, coding for MCRQVFGFRLAMIALASPTALTGAAPGVAAWLVGAAVLVTFMGSYVMFRDWERFGPLLLRHPALLAADTLFGSLLLVTAGPQSTLGYVSVCTPLLAGLAYSWRGAAFFACLQSLILLAIHAAEVGDAGGVGDLGDAALLPGLCVITGALGVTLRNLLLRFGAATRALTEARTRLAAAQAVEEERARLARDMHDSVAKTLHGLALAADGLAESADPRQQALVVARSARRAAAESRELLADLRRQSYGAEEVDLSSELAVRVRDFAHRSGIETHYNGVGPGSVPPVPYAVARQLLTIASEAMENAGRHAAPTRVDVSAGVVAGLLRISVCDDGRGLPPGTTLDDLRRTGHFGLVGMVERAAGVGARIRIGRGSVVRGTEVRLELPVEGVAR
- a CDS encoding CpaF family protein; protein product: MSLRARISAPEENGPGGREDGHLVASFRAKLLEEIDLTEMSALAAAERRARLERVLGHIISREGPVLSTVERAQLIRRVVDEALGLGVLEPLLEDASITEIMVNGPDQIFIERAGRVELLPLRFASHEQLMQTIERIVSTVNRRVDESNPMVDARLPSGERVNVIIPPLSLTGATLTIRRFPRAYTLREMIGLGSLDEQMLFLLAGLVQAKFNVIVSGATGTGKTTLLNALSGLIPDGERVITIEDSAELQLQQSHVIRLESRPPNIEGRGQVTIRDLVRNSLRMRPDRIIVGEVRGGETLDMLQAMSTGHDGSLATVHANSAEDALMRLQTLASMSEVKVPFEALRDQINSAVDVLVQLTRHADGTRRITEIAILASNGRERFTLATVCRFRAQPLAADGRVYGAYEYHPLPRRVADRLYMAGQPIPQAFGVAASDEQLATREAK